The following proteins are co-located in the Anas platyrhynchos isolate ZD024472 breed Pekin duck chromosome 1, IASCAAS_PekinDuck_T2T, whole genome shotgun sequence genome:
- the RABL3 gene encoding rab-like protein 3, with amino-acid sequence MAALDRVKVLVLGDSGVGKSSLVHLLCHNQVLGNPSWTVGCSVDVRIHDYKEGTPEEKTYYIELWDVGGSVGSATSVKSTRAVFYNSLNGIILVHDLTNKKSSQNLYRWSLEALNRDVAPTGVLVTNGDYDREQFADNQIPLLVIGTKLDQIPETKRNEVLTRTAFLAEDFNAEEINLDCTNPRYLAAGSSNAVKLSRFFDKVIEKRYFLRDGNQIPGFSERKRFGGGTLKSLHYD; translated from the exons ATGGCCGCGCTGGACAGGGTCaaggtgctggtgctgggcgACTCCG gtGTGGGGAAGTCGTCGCTCGTGCACCTGCTGTGCCACAATCAGGTGCTCGGAAACCCGTCGTGGACGGTGGGCTGCTCGGTGGATGTCCGA ATCCATGACTACAAAGAAGGGACTCCGGAAGAGAAGACATACTATATTGAGCTGTGGGATGTTGGAGGTTCAGTGGGTAGTGCCACTAGTGTCAAAAGCACGCGAGCAGTGTTTTATAACTCACTGAATG GGATAATTTTAGTGCATGACTTAACCAACAAGAAATCATCCCAGAATTTGTATCGCTGGTCTTTGGAAGCACTCAACAGAGATGTTGCTCCAACGGGCGTTCTTGTGACAAACGG TGACTATGACCGTGAACAGTTTGCTGATAACCAGATTCCACTGCTGGTAATAGGAACTAAGCTGGATCAGATCCCAGAAACTAAGCGTAATGAAGTTTTGACCAGAACAGCTTTCCTGGCTGAGGATTTCAATGCTGAAGAGATAAATTTG GATTGCACCAATCCTCGTTACTTGGCGGCAGGTTCTTCCAACGCTGTCAAGCTAAGCAGATTTTTTGATAAG GTTATAGAGAAGAGATACTTCTTACGAGATGGCAATCAg ATTCCTGGCTTCTCGGAAAGAAAGAGGTTTGGAGGAGGAACGCTGAAGAGCCTTCATTACGACTGA